In a single window of the Dysgonomonas mossii genome:
- a CDS encoding SusC/RagA family TonB-linked outer membrane protein, whose amino-acid sequence MRKKSASNTSKSYYKDYVRKALFLFLSLMIFQYSSASAPAAVKDANESKSIEQSNITVKGTIKDETGEPLSGVSIVVKGTTTGTISDLDGAYTITAPNSNSTLVFSFIGFHTQQIVVGGKTSIDVVLVEDAKALEEVVVVGYGTMRKSDVTGSISTAKGSDIVKNQSFNALEGLKGKAAGVNIFSNTGQPGGEVRVIIRGISTINASASPLYVVDGVVMSNFQYLNPNDIESIEVLKDASSAAIYGARGANGVILVTTKRGGNTGKRARISYDGSLSVSTMSRYMDVMNSSEWMAAFKQGLENANAWQGKNFTTDLSQIFTDTRLFNSDGTPIYDTDWQKEASRTAFSHNHQLSIQRGDENSSVGAFLNYTDQQGIMRNSYFKRLNAKLAYDDKPTTWLSTGINLLVNHTWGNRTSDNPYGQGALRTMIEQLPFLPVELDGVYTQTNIIKTNSILNDKNNPDSGKQGFSPEGVGNPVELLERIQAMQYKTQIFGNAALTFHLAKGLDLKTQLGIDYQNNRNTNYTPFTPRPLINQSSTGSASANNSNTLYWQEETYLTYNKTLGKHYINAMAGMSWQERNYTYFSASGSKFSDDFYGYYNLGKGEDRPSVGNDHDKWTMNSYFVRGAYSYDNKYMATVTGRYDGASKFGENNKYAFFPSIGLGWMASNENFLKDNQIISKLKPHASFGVTGNSEIGTYASLATIGQSTTIIGNGLQTVSYMSRMPNPDLKWEKTNQLDFGIDLGLFNNRLNLEASYYHKYTTDLLLSRPIPLSTGYSSITTNVGEVSNRGLDLLINAYPIDTRDFQWNTTLNVNYNKNRVEKLDPSSSVDPITGKRQILLDGFVGYDMLIREGEELSTFYGYKRAGIYDGVPSNWDAETMNIPSTIGEKVTYKQRQILGNGLPDWTGSFINTFRYKGFDLTLDLQFQWGVDVMQEFFHSTEARFLTSGLTRLYKDAWHPTLNPTGTAQAIRLNNFGQGANNQADDTWVADGSYLRVNLIQFGYTFNPKIINKVGLSSLRLYASVNNAFLLTSSDYLGYDPDNSSRLGDNKWGTNRQFFTYPRPRTFTFGLNVAF is encoded by the coding sequence ATGAGAAAAAAATCTGCAAGTAATACTTCTAAAAGTTACTACAAGGATTATGTCAGAAAGGCACTTTTTCTATTTCTTTCTCTCATGATCTTTCAGTACTCATCTGCTTCAGCTCCTGCAGCCGTAAAGGATGCAAATGAAAGCAAAAGCATTGAACAGAGTAACATCACTGTGAAAGGCACAATAAAAGATGAAACCGGCGAGCCATTAAGCGGCGTAAGCATTGTTGTCAAAGGTACTACAACAGGAACAATATCTGATTTGGACGGTGCATATACTATTACTGCTCCAAATTCTAATTCGACTCTTGTATTTTCTTTTATAGGATTCCATACACAACAAATAGTTGTTGGTGGAAAAACCAGCATCGACGTGGTATTAGTAGAAGATGCTAAAGCCTTGGAAGAAGTAGTAGTAGTAGGTTACGGTACAATGCGTAAATCGGATGTAACCGGATCTATATCTACTGCTAAAGGTAGCGATATCGTAAAAAATCAATCATTTAATGCCCTTGAAGGATTAAAAGGTAAAGCTGCCGGTGTAAACATTTTCTCTAATACCGGACAACCCGGAGGAGAAGTACGTGTTATCATCCGCGGTATCTCTACCATTAATGCTTCTGCTAGTCCATTATATGTAGTTGACGGAGTGGTTATGTCAAACTTCCAATATCTTAATCCAAATGACATTGAGTCTATCGAAGTATTGAAAGATGCATCTTCAGCCGCTATTTATGGTGCACGTGGAGCAAATGGTGTTATCCTAGTAACAACTAAACGTGGTGGCAATACAGGAAAACGTGCTCGTATTTCTTACGATGGTTCACTATCCGTTAGCACAATGTCCAGATATATGGATGTTATGAATTCTAGCGAATGGATGGCTGCATTTAAGCAAGGTTTGGAAAATGCCAATGCTTGGCAAGGTAAAAACTTCACTACAGACCTTTCTCAAATCTTCACAGACACACGCTTGTTCAATTCGGACGGTACTCCTATATATGATACAGATTGGCAGAAAGAAGCAAGCAGAACAGCTTTTTCACACAATCATCAGTTAAGTATTCAACGTGGAGACGAAAACTCTTCTGTAGGTGCATTCTTAAACTATACCGACCAACAAGGTATCATGCGTAATTCTTATTTCAAACGTTTGAATGCAAAATTAGCTTATGACGATAAACCAACTACATGGTTGTCAACAGGGATCAATTTATTAGTGAACCATACTTGGGGTAACAGAACTTCGGACAACCCATACGGTCAAGGAGCTTTACGTACAATGATAGAACAGTTACCATTCTTGCCAGTTGAGTTGGATGGAGTATATACTCAAACCAATATCATTAAAACAAACTCTATTCTCAATGATAAAAATAATCCTGACAGTGGAAAGCAAGGATTTAGCCCTGAAGGTGTTGGTAACCCGGTTGAGTTGCTTGAGCGCATCCAAGCTATGCAATACAAAACGCAAATATTTGGTAATGCAGCTTTAACTTTCCATCTTGCAAAAGGTCTTGATTTAAAAACACAGCTTGGTATTGACTATCAGAACAACCGTAATACCAATTACACACCGTTCACTCCACGTCCACTAATCAATCAAAGTTCTACAGGTTCTGCTTCTGCAAACAACTCTAATACATTGTATTGGCAAGAAGAAACATACCTGACTTACAATAAGACATTAGGAAAGCATTATATCAATGCGATGGCAGGTATGTCGTGGCAAGAACGTAACTATACATATTTTAGTGCTTCAGGAAGTAAGTTCTCGGATGACTTTTATGGTTACTACAACTTAGGTAAAGGTGAAGATCGCCCTTCAGTAGGTAACGATCACGATAAATGGACAATGAACTCTTACTTCGTACGTGGTGCATACTCTTATGACAATAAGTATATGGCTACTGTTACAGGTCGTTACGATGGAGCTTCTAAATTCGGGGAAAACAATAAATATGCTTTCTTCCCGTCAATCGGTTTGGGATGGATGGCTTCTAATGAAAATTTCTTGAAAGACAATCAGATCATAAGTAAACTGAAACCGCATGCATCATTTGGTGTAACAGGTAACTCTGAAATAGGTACCTATGCATCATTAGCTACTATCGGACAATCAACTACTATTATAGGTAACGGCTTGCAAACTGTATCTTATATGAGCAGAATGCCTAATCCGGATCTGAAATGGGAAAAAACGAATCAGTTAGATTTTGGTATTGATCTTGGTTTGTTCAACAACAGACTGAACTTAGAAGCATCATATTACCACAAATACACTACCGACCTATTGCTTAGTCGCCCTATACCTTTATCAACAGGATACTCTTCTATTACAACAAACGTAGGAGAAGTTTCTAACCGTGGTTTGGACTTATTGATCAATGCATACCCGATTGACACTCGTGACTTCCAATGGAATACAACTCTAAACGTGAACTACAATAAAAACCGTGTAGAAAAACTAGACCCAAGTTCGTCTGTGGATCCGATTACAGGCAAACGCCAAATCCTTCTTGATGGTTTTGTTGGTTATGACATGTTAATCCGCGAAGGTGAAGAACTTTCTACTTTCTACGGTTACAAACGTGCCGGTATCTATGATGGAGTTCCTTCTAACTGGGATGCTGAAACAATGAATATACCTTCAACTATTGGTGAAAAAGTTACATATAAACAACGTCAGATTCTTGGTAATGGTTTACCTGATTGGACCGGATCATTCATCAATACATTCAGATATAAAGGATTTGACCTAACATTAGATCTACAATTCCAATGGGGTGTGGATGTTATGCAAGAGTTCTTCCACTCTACAGAGGCTCGTTTCTTAACTAGTGGTCTTACTCGTCTTTACAAAGATGCATGGCACCCAACGCTGAATCCTACAGGTACAGCACAAGCTATTCGCTTGAACAACTTTGGTCAAGGTGCAAACAATCAAGCTGACGATACTTGGGTTGCTGATGGTTCTTACCTACGCGTAAACCTAATCCAATTTGGTTATACATTCAATCCTAAAATTATCAACAAAGTGGGTCTTTCTTCATTACGCTTATATGCTAGTGTGAACAACGCTTTCCTACTTACATCATCTGACTATTTAGGATATGATCCTGACAACTCTTCTCGTTTAGGTGACAACAAGTGGGGAACCAACCGCCAGTTCTTTACATATCCACGTCCAAGAACATTCACGTTTGGTCTTAATGTAGCATTCTAA
- a CDS encoding RagB/SusD family nutrient uptake outer membrane protein produces the protein MKLHKIYISIFCMITLSLVMSSCDGFLKEEPLDEKTAGQFWKTESDAKTAVNALYFGGVPYLNNIDVDGGWTPKATMWGGIMSGLFVDKRKDRTFTTASEGGNFNIEAFDATARKLWSEFYIGISRANFVIANIPTMTNVLSEAQINNFVAQGKFFRAYAYYYLVKEFGDVPYVDKPYTSLDGIYVERTPAVDVYKHIEEDLLSIISGDVLANKAFYANSCYVTKPMAQTLLAQVYLQWAGAPLNGGNEYYTKAANMALEVVNGGQHALIQPEGSSDDLNSAYNVIKTTKSSNEIIYAKEYNQTSYNVGNSYACRSIGTDAFQWGIFKPGGDVLYNAYLPCDMLINSYAPGDIRGHEKQFFFKEYTYKIGENTITSTLNNVGNWAWLDENALKTGKDGDYNMPTFRYAEVLLIAAEGLARTGKEGEARTYLNQVRKRAGLADETAAGDALIQSILTERFHEFPLEFKIWDDIRRTRLYPEADGNQSGKLKWVALATAKIQNKPDGSTKVGAIPEYALLWPIPLSEMQANPSLQGHQNPGWN, from the coding sequence ATGAAATTGCATAAAATATACATATCCATCTTTTGCATGATTACATTATCATTAGTAATGAGTTCATGTGATGGCTTCTTGAAAGAAGAGCCGCTGGATGAAAAAACTGCAGGTCAGTTCTGGAAAACAGAATCTGATGCTAAAACAGCTGTAAATGCACTTTACTTCGGTGGAGTTCCATATTTGAATAATATTGATGTTGACGGTGGTTGGACACCTAAAGCCACTATGTGGGGCGGTATCATGTCCGGCTTGTTTGTTGACAAACGTAAAGATAGAACGTTTACGACTGCTTCCGAAGGAGGTAACTTTAATATTGAAGCATTCGATGCTACAGCAAGAAAGCTTTGGTCTGAGTTCTATATTGGTATTTCGCGTGCAAACTTTGTTATTGCCAATATTCCGACAATGACTAACGTATTAAGTGAAGCGCAAATCAATAACTTTGTTGCACAAGGTAAGTTCTTCAGAGCATACGCTTATTATTATCTGGTAAAAGAATTTGGTGATGTTCCTTATGTAGACAAGCCTTATACATCTTTGGATGGTATATATGTAGAACGTACTCCTGCTGTAGATGTATACAAACACATCGAAGAAGATTTGCTTAGCATTATCTCCGGAGATGTATTAGCAAACAAAGCATTTTATGCTAATAGTTGTTATGTAACTAAACCAATGGCACAAACGCTTCTAGCTCAAGTATACTTACAATGGGCAGGTGCTCCTCTCAATGGCGGAAACGAATATTATACTAAAGCAGCTAACATGGCCCTTGAAGTTGTGAATGGTGGACAACACGCTCTTATACAACCAGAAGGAAGTAGTGATGACCTTAATTCTGCTTACAACGTCATTAAAACAACAAAATCTTCGAATGAAATTATCTATGCCAAAGAATACAACCAAACCAGTTACAATGTAGGTAACTCTTATGCTTGTCGTTCAATCGGAACAGATGCTTTCCAATGGGGTATTTTCAAACCGGGTGGAGACGTTTTGTATAATGCATACTTGCCTTGCGATATGTTGATCAATAGTTATGCCCCTGGTGATATCCGCGGACATGAAAAACAATTTTTCTTCAAAGAATATACTTACAAGATAGGTGAAAATACTATAACAAGTACATTAAATAATGTTGGAAACTGGGCTTGGCTTGATGAAAATGCTCTAAAAACAGGTAAAGATGGCGACTACAACATGCCTACATTCCGTTATGCTGAAGTATTGTTAATTGCGGCTGAAGGTCTTGCACGTACAGGAAAAGAAGGTGAGGCTAGAACTTATCTTAACCAAGTACGTAAACGTGCCGGATTAGCAGATGAAACTGCTGCTGGCGATGCGTTGATACAGTCTATCTTAACTGAGCGTTTCCATGAATTCCCATTAGAGTTCAAGATATGGGATGATATTCGTCGTACTCGTTTGTACCCGGAAGCTGATGGTAACCAATCAGGTAAGCTAAAATGGGTAGCACTTGCAACGGCAAAAATCCAAAACAAACCTGACGGAAGTACTAAAGTTGGCGCAATTCCTGAATATGCTCTATTATGGCCTATTCCATTAAGTGAAATGCAAGCTAACCCTTCCCTGCAAGGACATCAGAATCCAGGATGGAATTAA
- a CDS encoding GH92 family glycosyl hydrolase produces the protein MQFNKIVLTFSLYILCGMVSGQEKTSYVNPMIGTVKMGHTFPGACVPHGIVQLSPDTDTIPHSINGVYQKDTYKYCAGYQHDDKTIVGFSHTHLSGTGHSDLGDILIVPVTGPLKFNPGTADKPDSGYRSRYSHDTEKARPGYYEVVLDDYKVKAQLTATERVGVHKYTYPEGEVQKILLDLTHGIYNYDGKVLWASLRVENDTLITGYRITNGWARENYTYFAISLSKPIKKYGYVDKEKPKYSGFWRKFDLQNNFPEIAGRKIVTHLEFDNNASAPLVIKVALSAVSTQGAIKNLEAETKGKSFDQIAAEATAKWNKELNVVDITGDIDKKTMFYTSLYHTMINPSVYMDVDGQYRGIDHNIHQVKGFTNYTIFSVWDTFRALHPLFNLINRERSTDIVKSMIAHYEQSVHKALPVWSHMGNENWCMIGYHSVSVLADALDKGLNIDKDKALEAMISSSNLDYYDGTGYYKKLGYVPVDKNGSGSSITLEYSYDDWTIYNTAKKIGNQSVVDAYQKRALNYRNVFDHQIGFVRARLSNGEWKTSYNLLSTHGEGFIEGNSWNYSFFVPHDVKGLIKEMGGDKQFIQRLDSLFTMHLPDEFFAETEDVTREGVMGNYVHGNEPSHHIAYLYAWTSQPWKTQYWVREIMNRMYRNSIDGLCGNDDCGQMSAWYIFSAMGFYPVCPGTNQYILGTPYFPYMKVNLGEGRYLEIKADKVSDKMRYVKSVKLNGKPYTKAYINYDDIKNGAELTFEMSSTPNKKRLFNEDEKPYSLSK, from the coding sequence ATGCAATTCAACAAAATTGTCCTCACTTTTTCTTTATACATTCTGTGTGGTATGGTATCCGGACAAGAGAAGACATCGTATGTCAACCCCATGATTGGCACTGTAAAGATGGGACATACGTTCCCGGGAGCCTGCGTTCCTCATGGCATTGTACAGTTAAGCCCGGACACGGATACTATACCTCATAGTATAAACGGTGTATATCAGAAAGACACATATAAATATTGTGCCGGATATCAGCACGACGACAAAACCATTGTAGGGTTTAGTCATACACACCTTAGTGGGACAGGACATTCCGACTTAGGAGATATTTTAATCGTACCTGTAACAGGACCACTCAAATTTAATCCCGGCACAGCCGACAAACCCGATTCAGGCTATCGCTCACGCTATTCGCATGATACAGAAAAGGCACGTCCCGGATACTATGAAGTTGTCCTCGACGACTATAAAGTAAAAGCACAGTTAACAGCAACAGAGCGTGTTGGCGTACATAAATACACATATCCCGAAGGTGAGGTTCAGAAAATATTATTGGATCTTACACACGGAATCTATAATTATGACGGAAAAGTTCTTTGGGCAAGCCTGAGAGTTGAAAACGACACGCTGATTACAGGCTATCGCATCACGAATGGTTGGGCTAGAGAAAACTATACCTACTTTGCGATCTCTTTATCTAAGCCAATAAAAAAATATGGATATGTAGATAAAGAAAAACCTAAATACTCAGGATTCTGGAGAAAGTTTGACTTACAGAATAATTTTCCTGAAATAGCCGGACGAAAAATTGTTACTCATCTCGAATTCGATAATAATGCTTCGGCTCCTCTTGTTATAAAAGTAGCTTTGTCGGCAGTGAGTACGCAAGGAGCAATAAAAAATCTTGAGGCTGAAACGAAAGGAAAATCTTTCGACCAGATAGCCGCAGAAGCAACAGCAAAATGGAACAAAGAATTGAACGTAGTAGATATAACAGGAGACATTGATAAGAAAACAATGTTCTACACATCATTGTATCACACGATGATCAATCCTTCAGTATATATGGACGTGGATGGGCAGTATAGAGGTATAGACCATAACATACATCAGGTTAAAGGCTTTACTAATTATACTATCTTTTCTGTATGGGATACCTTTAGGGCCCTCCACCCATTATTCAATCTTATCAATAGAGAGCGAAGCACCGACATTGTAAAATCGATGATCGCTCACTACGAACAAAGCGTTCACAAAGCATTACCTGTTTGGTCTCATATGGGCAACGAAAACTGGTGCATGATCGGCTATCACTCTGTATCTGTTTTAGCAGATGCTTTGGATAAGGGTTTGAACATAGACAAAGACAAAGCGCTGGAAGCGATGATAAGCAGTTCTAACCTCGATTATTATGATGGTACAGGATATTACAAAAAGCTAGGCTATGTCCCTGTTGACAAAAATGGAAGTGGCTCGTCCATCACACTTGAATATTCGTACGATGATTGGACAATATACAATACAGCTAAAAAGATAGGTAACCAATCTGTAGTAGATGCTTATCAGAAAAGGGCTTTGAATTACAGAAACGTATTCGATCATCAAATAGGTTTTGTACGTGCTCGTTTAAGCAACGGTGAGTGGAAAACATCATACAACCTGCTGAGCACGCATGGAGAAGGTTTTATAGAAGGCAATTCATGGAACTATTCATTCTTTGTTCCGCATGATGTAAAAGGGCTTATCAAAGAAATGGGTGGCGACAAACAGTTTATACAACGCCTCGACTCACTTTTCACCATGCACTTACCTGATGAGTTTTTCGCAGAAACAGAAGATGTTACCCGCGAAGGCGTTATGGGTAATTATGTACATGGAAATGAACCAAGTCACCACATAGCATATTTATATGCTTGGACTTCACAGCCTTGGAAAACACAGTACTGGGTACGGGAAATTATGAATCGTATGTATCGCAATAGCATCGATGGTCTTTGTGGCAATGATGACTGCGGACAGATGTCAGCTTGGTATATATTCTCAGCGATGGGATTCTATCCTGTTTGTCCGGGTACAAACCAATATATTCTGGGAACTCCTTATTTTCCTTACATGAAGGTAAACTTAGGAGAAGGACGATACCTGGAAATAAAAGCAGATAAAGTAAGTGATAAAATGCGCTATGTAAAATCGGTAAAGCTAAACGGCAAACCGTATACAAAAGCTTATATCAATTATGATGATATCAAAAATGGAGCAGAGCTTACATTCGAAATGTCATCAACTCCAAACAAAAAAAGGCTGTTCAATGAAGACGAAAAGCCATATTCTCTTTCTAAATAA
- a CDS encoding basic secretory protein-like protein, producing the protein MKKLILSVLLVPFLTCQSQSLSTNPKELLDNDLTTSYTGKRQLNQIVFDTEYTTPVLSYKIYSTGELPAYDPTNWTIKGSNDRKKWTIVDERKDQIFCSRFQEILCVVQKPATYKYYMLEAKTSNNDTLKIAEVVLSNKNLKAGWENFKYPKVVFESLDPDTEGNKIYHQLVQNPDEYVKYHTQKVAEILYYTANDPMVDVQEIDYTLKDYNGVSAKGGSSPNINIVYSTQHIEKSAKESLHKLDFETRGVLYHELTHGYQFEPKGIGNYSNNKTFWACIEGIADAVRAEAGLFDMSTRKPGGNWMDGYRTTGFFIQWLTTKDPDAIRKFHLTVRDMDVWSFDGAIKKIFGPEASIEGMWNEYQEYLINNAKK; encoded by the coding sequence ATGAAAAAGCTAATATTATCTGTTCTACTTGTTCCTTTTTTAACATGTCAAAGCCAATCATTATCAACGAATCCGAAAGAACTGTTGGATAATGACCTTACAACATCTTACACAGGAAAAAGGCAACTGAATCAAATTGTATTTGATACAGAATATACCACGCCTGTGTTAAGCTATAAAATATACTCTACAGGGGAGCTCCCTGCTTATGATCCTACCAACTGGACTATAAAAGGATCGAATGATAGAAAAAAATGGACAATAGTAGATGAGAGAAAAGATCAGATTTTCTGCTCACGTTTTCAGGAGATATTATGTGTAGTACAAAAGCCTGCAACATACAAATATTATATGCTGGAGGCCAAGACGTCCAACAATGACACGCTGAAGATTGCTGAAGTTGTATTATCAAATAAAAACCTAAAAGCTGGTTGGGAAAACTTTAAATATCCCAAAGTAGTATTTGAGTCTCTCGATCCCGATACTGAAGGTAATAAGATATATCATCAGCTAGTGCAGAATCCTGACGAGTATGTAAAATACCATACCCAAAAGGTTGCCGAAATATTGTATTATACAGCTAATGATCCAATGGTAGATGTACAGGAAATAGACTATACACTGAAAGATTACAACGGAGTTTCGGCTAAAGGAGGCAGTTCTCCCAATATAAATATAGTGTATAGTACACAGCATATAGAAAAGTCGGCTAAAGAATCATTACATAAATTAGATTTCGAAACACGTGGCGTTCTTTATCACGAATTGACGCATGGTTACCAGTTTGAACCAAAAGGCATTGGAAACTATAGCAATAATAAAACTTTCTGGGCATGTATCGAAGGCATCGCCGATGCAGTGAGAGCCGAAGCAGGACTGTTTGATATGAGTACACGCAAACCCGGAGGCAACTGGATGGATGGTTACCGCACCACAGGATTTTTTATACAGTGGCTCACCACTAAAGACCCGGATGCAATCCGTAAATTTCACCTTACAGTAAGAGATATGGATGTATGGAGTTTTGATGGCGCTATCAAGAAAATTTTTGGTCCCGAAGCGAGCATCGAAGGCATGTGGAATGAATATCAGGAATATTTAATTAATAACGCTAAAAAATAA